One window of Balnearium lithotrophicum genomic DNA carries:
- a CDS encoding acylphosphatase, giving the protein MAVRALHALVSGRVQGVGYRAFTKRIAKRLGLTGFVRNLPDGRVEVYAEGDEDRLRELLNSLWEGPFFAKVESIEYSFTEPRGEYEDFSIIY; this is encoded by the coding sequence TTGGCTGTAAGGGCTCTTCACGCACTCGTTTCTGGTAGAGTTCAGGGAGTTGGTTATAGGGCTTTCACAAAGAGAATTGCTAAAAGATTGGGATTAACTGGATTTGTCAGGAACCTTCCAGATGGAAGGGTTGAGGTCTATGCAGAGGGAGATGAGGATAGATTGAGGGAGCTTTTAAATTCCCTTTGGGAAGGTCCATTCTTTGCAAAGGTTGAGAGTATAGAATACTCCTTCACAGAACCAAGAGGAGAATATGAGGATTTTTCTATTATTTATTAG